One genomic window of Luteitalea pratensis includes the following:
- a CDS encoding N-acetylmuramoyl-L-alanine amidase codes for MRRSLRIIAAATLGLAICGPVDATQKKKPGSTKTEPAATSRTASTARSAYDRTLARERTLRVSRRQAPLSQMRAVIEAYEAIARRWPTSGYADNALWNGANLAYDANISYGARQERDRAMEMLRWLVKEYPSSSLARDAQTRLRKISAAAPKTTKADAGTRSARAERAAPSPAATELAKANIRTAEAEPTAADDATVDESPAVSSAAATAASRTSTTPPPAPKPVPAMPNVPTRPAVAGKVVVRDVKRVVLPEVVRVTIELDGEVAYHEEALQNPSRLFFDLTGASLASAIEEGVRTFTDGDIVREIRIGTHPGGVARVVIDTRGVARHSLFTLYNPYRLVLDMYREPGALTQKGPTSAPTAVASGPRPAGSDTLVPKNTMPARPLPPPAPVAETTRATDAPIGSAPAGPNVAAVPTAPESNSSGNYSLARQLGLGVSRIVIDAGHGGHDTGALGDGIREAELVLDVALRVEKLLKQEAGIDVVMTRRTDEFIELEERTRIANRQNADMFLSIHANSSRKKTAQGVETFILNFANTSDAEEVAARENAIAKGSMRQLPDIVKAITLNNKADESRDLAEIVQGNLVSRLRKSESELPDRGIKQAPLVVLIGASMPSVLAEIGFVSTPDEGGRLKTAKYRQEIAEALRDAVIRYQRSLKGNTTTASR; via the coding sequence ATGCGACGCAGCTTACGCATCATCGCCGCGGCGACGCTCGGCCTGGCCATCTGTGGGCCGGTGGACGCCACGCAGAAGAAGAAGCCGGGTTCCACGAAGACGGAACCTGCGGCAACGTCTCGGACCGCGAGCACTGCCAGGAGCGCCTACGATCGGACGCTGGCGCGCGAGCGCACGCTGCGCGTGTCGCGCCGTCAGGCGCCACTTTCGCAGATGCGGGCCGTGATCGAGGCCTACGAGGCAATCGCCCGCAGGTGGCCCACGAGCGGGTACGCCGACAACGCCCTCTGGAACGGCGCCAACCTGGCCTACGACGCCAACATTTCCTACGGCGCCAGGCAGGAGCGCGACCGCGCGATGGAGATGCTGCGCTGGCTGGTGAAGGAGTACCCGTCGAGTTCGCTCGCGCGCGACGCCCAGACGCGCCTGCGCAAGATCTCGGCGGCGGCGCCAAAGACGACCAAGGCAGACGCCGGCACGCGAAGCGCACGGGCCGAGCGCGCCGCGCCTTCCCCCGCCGCCACCGAACTCGCCAAGGCCAACATCCGGACCGCCGAGGCGGAGCCGACGGCGGCCGATGACGCGACCGTGGACGAAAGCCCCGCGGTCTCGTCTGCCGCGGCCACCGCGGCAAGTCGTACGTCCACCACTCCCCCACCGGCGCCCAAGCCCGTGCCGGCGATGCCGAACGTCCCGACACGGCCGGCCGTCGCCGGCAAGGTCGTGGTGCGGGACGTGAAGCGCGTCGTCCTGCCGGAAGTGGTACGTGTCACGATCGAACTCGACGGCGAGGTCGCCTATCACGAGGAAGCGCTCCAGAATCCGTCACGCCTGTTCTTCGATCTCACCGGCGCCAGCCTCGCATCCGCGATCGAGGAAGGCGTCAGGACCTTCACGGACGGCGACATCGTGCGCGAGATTCGCATCGGCACACATCCCGGCGGTGTCGCGCGCGTGGTGATTGATACCCGCGGCGTCGCCAGGCACAGCCTGTTCACGCTCTACAACCCCTACCGGCTCGTGCTCGACATGTATCGTGAGCCCGGCGCACTGACGCAGAAGGGGCCGACGTCTGCTCCAACGGCCGTCGCCTCCGGGCCGCGCCCCGCCGGTAGCGACACGCTCGTGCCGAAGAACACGATGCCGGCGCGCCCGCTCCCGCCACCCGCGCCAGTCGCCGAGACGACGCGTGCGACAGACGCGCCAATAGGGTCCGCGCCTGCGGGCCCGAATGTCGCCGCGGTGCCGACGGCACCCGAATCCAACAGCTCCGGCAACTACTCACTCGCCCGTCAGCTGGGCCTCGGTGTCTCGCGCATCGTCATCGACGCCGGCCACGGCGGCCACGACACGGGCGCGCTCGGCGACGGCATCCGCGAAGCCGAACTCGTGCTCGACGTCGCCCTGCGCGTGGAGAAATTGCTGAAACAGGAGGCGGGCATCGATGTCGTGATGACGCGTCGGACCGACGAGTTCATCGAACTCGAGGAACGGACGCGGATCGCCAACCGGCAGAACGCCGACATGTTCCTCTCGATTCACGCCAATTCCAGCCGGAAGAAGACGGCGCAGGGCGTGGAGACGTTCATCCTCAACTTCGCCAACACGAGTGACGCCGAGGAAGTGGCGGCGCGCGAGAACGCCATCGCCAAGGGCTCGATGCGACAGCTCCCCGACATCGTCAAGGCGATTACGCTGAACAACAAGGCCGACGAGTCGCGCGACCTCGCGGAGATCGTCCAGGGCAACCTCGTGTCGCGGCTGCGCAAGAGCGAGAGCGAGTTGCCCGATCGCGGCATCAAGCAGGCCCCGCTCGTGGTGCTCATCGGG